The Paenibacillus sp. YPG26 genome includes a window with the following:
- a CDS encoding TatD family hydrolase: protein MLFDTHTHLDAPQFDEDREEVIARAVEQGVTRMVNVGFNRETIPSTMKLAEAYEFIYAAVGWHPQDAITMKDGDLEWIAELCGHKKVVAIGEIGLDYYWDTSPKDVQHAVFRKQIGLARSLNMPIVIHNRDAHEDVVRILREEKASEVGGIMHSFSGSWETAKMCLDMGFHISFGGPVTFKNAKQPKEVLVQIPDDRLLVETDSPYLTPHPFRGKRNESAHVRLVAEMAAELKGISLEELADITTKNALELFGIR, encoded by the coding sequence TTTGGATGCTCCGCAGTTCGACGAGGATCGCGAAGAGGTAATTGCCCGCGCAGTGGAGCAGGGGGTGACCCGGATGGTTAATGTCGGATTTAATCGGGAGACGATTCCTTCCACCATGAAGCTGGCTGAAGCTTATGAGTTCATCTACGCTGCCGTTGGATGGCATCCACAGGATGCAATAACGATGAAGGATGGAGATCTGGAATGGATAGCAGAGCTCTGTGGACATAAGAAGGTCGTGGCTATCGGAGAGATTGGGCTGGATTATTATTGGGATACCTCACCGAAGGATGTCCAGCACGCTGTATTCCGCAAGCAAATTGGACTTGCCCGCAGTCTGAACATGCCCATCGTTATTCATAACCGGGATGCGCACGAGGATGTGGTTCGAATCCTGAGGGAGGAAAAGGCCAGTGAGGTTGGCGGTATTATGCATTCGTTCTCGGGCAGCTGGGAGACGGCCAAGATGTGTCTGGATATGGGATTCCATATTTCCTTCGGGGGGCCTGTTACTTTCAAGAATGCCAAACAGCCGAAGGAAGTATTAGTACAGATTCCGGATGACCGTCTGCTGGTCGAGACCGACTCTCCCTACCTGACTCCGCATCCATTCCGGGGCAAGAGAAATGAGTCGGCCCATGTGCGGCTTGTAGCGGAAATGGCAGCTGAGCTTAAAGGCATTTCTCTGGAGGAATTAGCTGATATAACAACCAAAAATGCGCTGGAACTATTTGGTATTCGCTGA